In Candidatus Pantoea floridensis, the genomic window GATAACGTCGCCGTTGTGCCTCAGGATTTGCCCGTGAGTTCGCCATTCCCCTTTAAAAATGATCATCACGTTGCTAACGATGTCCTTCCCGGCCAAACCAGCAGCTTGCTGATTAATCCTGCTCCAGCCCATATTCTGACCCGAAATCAGCAGGCCGATCATATTTGGCTAGTGCCCCATCCTCTGCAGAGTGACACTAATTTTAGCTTTGGCGTGAATAAGGCTTCACCCGAACTATTGGCTGCAATTAATGAAGTTTTGCAGCACTTACCGGCCGCTAGCCGCTTACGTATTGCACAGGGCTGGGGACTGGGCGATATCCCATCACCTATTCCCAGCCAGCTTGGGCTAACGAAACCCATGCAAGATTGGCTGCAATCCCATCCAAAAATGATCGTCATCGTCGATTCACGCCGTGCCCCCTTTAGCTACGTGAATGCTCATGGGCAACCCGATGGTTTGGCCATCGGTATATTACGGTTTTTTACTGAGCACTACGGCCTGAAGTTTGACTACAAAATCGTACATAGCGATCGTGAAAAGACCAGGCTAATAAAGCGCCATCCTGAAGCCATTATTGCCGGTGAGCTTACCCTTCCCGATTACCAGGATACGGCGACATTATCACCGCAACACAGTACGCCATGGTTAATGACACCCGCTGTATTGTTGATGAAAACGGATATTATGCGCCCCAGTTCATTGCACGACCTGAGTGGTGAACATATTGCATTGCCGCATTACAGTCCTTTGCGCCCCTGGCTTGAGACCTGGTTTCCACTGCTGCAATTAGAATTGAGCGATAGCACAGCACAGGCAATGGCCTGGCTAGAAGAGGGCAAGGTAAGGGGCGTCATTACCAATCAATTTACCGCACACTATTATCGCTACCGCCAGCATGGCGAGCGCTTTTCACTGGTACTGCCAATCAGAGCGCTAAATGCCAGCTTTGCCGTTGCAGACAGTGATTCTATGGTTCTTTCTATTCTCGATCTTGCGCTGCAGCAAACCCCGCCAATCACTTTTCTTGAGATGGCACAGCGCTGGCGCAACGTATCACGACCGTTAAATGACGATTCAAACTGGTCTCCCTCGTTTGGCTTATTGCAAATCATTTTTAGCGCGGTGCTGCTGACAGCGCTGGCGGCAGCGCTATGGATCGGTTATCTGCGCCAAAGACTGCGCGAACTAGTCAGGAATTTGCACGGCCGGCAAACCTTGATTGAACAGTTGCAATCCGCGCGCGAAGAGAATGTGAAAATCGTCAAATCTCACGGTGTATTTATGAAGAGTATGGGCTACGAGGTACGAACACCGCTAAATTCACTGTTGGGTTTGTTGGAAGTAGAGCTGACAAGATATCAGGATAAAGGCCAGCATAATGAAAATCTGCAGGCTGCTTATGAGTCGGCCTGTTCGCTACAAATGCTAACCAGTGATGTATTCGATATTTTCCGCGCCGAAAATGATGATTTCGAACCTGCCCCGCGTGTTGTCAACCTGCCCTCGCTGGTTAACAGCACGGTTGCACTTTATCGCCAGCAAGCCGAAGAAAAGGGTCTGAAAATCAGTACCGATGTTGAAACCAGCACGCCGCTGGTTGAGTGCGATCCATTGCTGGTAATACGTATGCTCTCCAGTCTGCTGCGTAATGCCATCAAACATACAACACAGGGCGAAATAAAAGTGTTGCTGTGTCAGCTGACAGAACCGGTTGAGGGGCGAGTTTGTATGGTGCTGGAAGTGGGAGATCAGGGAAACGGTCAGCCCGAACATTTCACCCTCACCCACTCACCGGCCACTTCCGAGCAGGTAGCAGCGTGGGCTGAGTCGGGCTTTAGTCTTGCCGACTGTCAGCTTCTGGCGCAGAGCGCAGGTGCAACGCTCAGTATCGATCGTAATGATCAAGGTGGGACACTCGTCTCATTACAATTTTGTGCTGCTTCAGTCAGCCTAACCTCCTCTCAACCGTTGGTATTGCCGGCTAAGCCAGGCCTGATCTTGATTGTGGATGACTACCCTCCCGCCTGCA contains:
- a CDS encoding response regulator, producing the protein MKFIAPIISLLLLFLPFMLIATPQTLQLLPRMKVDPPIVEFSPKVSTWLKIHPVINVGVWGMSPPPLSFGIERGVLTGIDADYLQVLENALKVHFRLQYYEDKEQALAALSKGAITLLAVWNPAINNWQDVRSSLPWLYDYNVLITAANNELNSQTLKEDILAKLDNVAVVPQDLPVSSPFPFKNDHHVANDVLPGQTSSLLINPAPAHILTRNQQADHIWLVPHPLQSDTNFSFGVNKASPELLAAINEVLQHLPAASRLRIAQGWGLGDIPSPIPSQLGLTKPMQDWLQSHPKMIVIVDSRRAPFSYVNAHGQPDGLAIGILRFFTEHYGLKFDYKIVHSDREKTRLIKRHPEAIIAGELTLPDYQDTATLSPQHSTPWLMTPAVLLMKTDIMRPSSLHDLSGEHIALPHYSPLRPWLETWFPLLQLELSDSTAQAMAWLEEGKVRGVITNQFTAHYYRYRQHGERFSLVLPIRALNASFAVADSDSMVLSILDLALQQTPPITFLEMAQRWRNVSRPLNDDSNWSPSFGLLQIIFSAVLLTALAAALWIGYLRQRLRELVRNLHGRQTLIEQLQSAREENVKIVKSHGVFMKSMGYEVRTPLNSLLGLLEVELTRYQDKGQHNENLQAAYESACSLQMLTSDVFDIFRAENDDFEPAPRVVNLPSLVNSTVALYRQQAEEKGLKISTDVETSTPLVECDPLLVIRMLSSLLRNAIKHTTQGEIKVLLCQLTEPVEGRVCMVLEVGDQGNGQPEHFTLTHSPATSEQVAAWAESGFSLADCQLLAQSAGATLSIDRNDQGGTLVSLQFCAASVSLTSSQPLVLPAKPGLILIVDDYPPACMLLRQQLNKLGYSVLAASNGRDGLALWQQHRQKIKAVITDCTMPEMDGFTLTQAIRQRESESTRLPLAIFGLTAMSLQDAEQACLAAGMNACLTKPISVEQIKSLLTPLSEGLVDATTY